AATACATGCGCATTCGATGTGCGCATCTGGTCATCGACCACAACGCGTCCGTCGGAACCAAGAGCAACGCCTGCTAGTTCGAGCCCGAGATCCTCACCCAAGTTAGGAACCCGACCGACCATGACGGCTACCGCACTCCCACGGATCTCCTCGACTGCATCCCCCCGAACCATCTCCACGACAACCGCATCGCCCGCGGTCTTCATACTCTTCACCGCAACGCCCGTATACACCTCGACGCCCATCTGCTTCAGGACCGTCCTCAGTGTTCGTTGGATCTCCGGTTCGACGCCCATCAAGATCTCTGGAGCTGTCTCAAGGATCGTTACCTTGGTTCCAAGACGCGCGTGGGCACTGCCTAGCTCGATACCGATATAGCCACCCCCGACGATGATCAAATCGCGGCGAATCACAGGCGTGAAGAGGAGGTCAGTAGAGTCCAACACCCGTTGATGATCAACGACAAAACCATCAAGCTCACGAGGCGACGATCCCGTTGCCAAGATGCAGTCCTTGAACTTGATCCTGCTGGTGTCGTGGCTCGCACGGATTCGAACCTCATTGCGACCGACGAAGCTCGCCTCGCCTTCAACGATCTCGACGTCCGCCGCCTTGAGCAGTTGACGAACCCCTGAGGTGAGCCGCTCAACGCTTGCCGTCACGGTCTGTGAGAGGGCAATGGGGTCAACATGGGCATCCTCGGTCACCACCCCTTTTTTGGCGAGACTATCAAGCTCATGAAAACGGCTCGAAAGCTCGATCAACGCCTTCGAGGGGATACATCCAATGTTGAGACAGACCCCACCGATCGCTCCACGCTCGACTACGGTAACCGATCGTCCGAGTTGTGACGCACGGATCGCCGCACTATAGCCACCCGGACCTCCACCGATGACGAGGAGATCCGCCTGTTCTGTGAATTCGCCGACGACCAACTACTTCATCTCCATCATCAACTGCACCGGATCACTGAGTAAGCTGATCACCCGCATCAGGAATCTCGACGCATAGCCACCATCGATAATTCGATGATCAAAGGTGAGAGAGAGCGTCATCACGTCTCCGACACCCACGGTGTCGTCCGCAAGGACGACTGGGCGTTTACGGATCGGACCCACTCCGAGGATTCCCACTTCGGGGTAGTTGATGATTGGCGTGGCATAGACTCCACCGATGGTTCCGTAGTTGGTAATCGTGAAGGTCGAGCCCGTGAGTTCTCCCGAGGTAAGCGTGTGACTCCTAGCGCCCTCAATCAGACGATTGAGTTCACGCGAGACCTCAACAAGTGATTTTTCTCCGACAGAACGCAGGACTGGCACCATGAGTCCCTGCGGGTCATCGACCGCGAAACCCAGGTGCACATCCGCGTACGTCACGATCTCGGCTGCCTCCTCGTCGAGTCGACCATTGAGATCGGGGAACTGGGCGAGGACTCCAGCCACCGCCTTCGCGATTAACGGGAGATAGCTAATACGTTCAGGCGCTAAGCGCGCATTCATATCACGGCGCAGCGCCACCAACGCCGCCACATTCGCCTCTTCAAAGACCGATACTTGGACCGCATGCGACCACGAGCGAGCCATGTTCTCCGCGATCCGCTTTCGGATCCCCACCAGCGGCCGTCGTTGCTCGTTGGTCACAACGGTGGGCACAAAAGCTGAGGTGGCGGGCGGGACTACCACTTGTTCACTTACACCAGTGGCCTCACTCGCGACAGCAGCCTGCAGGTCCTCCGCCACGACACGGCCATCAGGACCGGTACCTCGCACCAAGTTGACATCGAGACCGAGTTCGCGAGCTAGCCTGCGTACCGCTGGCGTCGCCAGCGCTCGCCCGCCGGTCGCTCCAACCACTTCCCGCGAGGGGGTGGCGATGGGTGGCCGCGCTGGGGCCTCAGCCCCCTTGGCAGCTGGAGCAACCGGCGCAGAGCTTGCTTCATTCCGCGACGGCGACACATCAGCGCCGGCATCAGGACTACCACCACTCGGTTGATCGGTCGAGAAGGCGACGACCACCTCACCAACGTTCACGGTATCGCCCTCATGAAAGAGGACCTTATCGATCGATCCCGTCACCGGGGCACCGATCGTCACGACTGCCTTATCGGTCTCAACATCGAGCAAGGGCTCGTCACGCTTGACATCATCGCCCTCTTGGTGATACCACTTGACGATCTGCGCCTCGTGCAACCCCTCGCCAACATCAGGAAACTTCCACTCCACTATCGCTTACTCCTTAAAATCGCACTGATGCCAAGGCGGTGGTGATCACCTGGGAGGTGTCGGGCAACCAGAGATCCTCAAACATTGTCATTGGGTACGGGGTGTCATAGCCTGTCACTCGCAGTACTGGGGCTTCAAGATAGAGGAATGCCTTCTCCTGGATGACTGCTGCTAGCTCGCCACCGAACCCAGAGGTCCGCACTGCTTCGTGCACCACGACCGCGCGCTGGGTCTTTTGGACCGAAGCCACGATCGTCTCCTCGTCGAGTGGGGTCAACGTCCGCAAGTCAATCACCTCGGGGGAGATGTCGTACTGGGCGACCAACTCATCAGCAGCCGCGAGTATCAGTGCCATCGATGGTCCCCAGCCAATCAGCGTCACATCGGTACCTTGACGTACCACATTGGCCTTACCAAGCGGGACTCGATAGGCCTCCTCAGGCACCTCGTCTCGGAAGGCACGATAGAGTCGCATAGGTTCAAGGAACAACACCGGATCGGGGTCATCGATCGCACTGAGCAAAAGACCCTTCGCATCGTAGGGGTTCGAGGGCGTTACCACCTTGATGCCCGGCGTATGGGTAAAAAGTGCCTCAAGCGAATCTGAGTGGATCTCCGGAGCCTTGACTCCGCCACCAAATGGTGCGCGGATCACCATGGGCGCGCCATAACGCCCAAGTGAACGAAAACGCACGCGCGCCGCCTGGGAGGCGATCTGATCCATCGTCTCATAGATAAAACCAAAGAACTGGATCTCCGCTACGGGCTTCATTCCGGCCATTGCGAGTCCAACAGAGGTCCCCACGATTCCTGACTCCGCTAGCGGGGTATCGATCACTCGCTCGCCACCGAACTTCTCAAAAAGACCATCGGTAATGCGGAAGACTCCACCGTCTTTGCCAACGTCTTCACCGAGGATGATCACCGCGTCATCCTCAAGTAAGGCAGATTCCAAAGCTTGATTCAATGCCTGTGCAATCGTCAACTTTGCCATATCAAGCTCCTACCTCTTTGACTCGGGCCTCAAACTGTGCGCGCTGCGACGCCAGACCAGCCGGGACGTCAGCATAAACATTATCGAAAAGGACAAGTGGCGATATCTCAAGTGCCTCACGGAAGGTAGCGAGAATCTCCTCCACCTTGGCCTCAGAGTCACTATCCATGGTGGCCAGCTCCTCATCACTGAGTAGCCCCTCACCTCGCAGCCACTTCTCAAGTCGAGTCAAGGGATCGCGCCGTATCCAAAGATCCTCCTCCTCAACTGCGCGATATTTACCGGGATCATCGGCGGTGGTATGCGCCCCCAAGCGGTAGGTCACCGCCTCGACAAGGAAGGGCCCTTCACCATTACGAACGCGGGCCGAAAGCTCGTGCATCAAATTGGCGACGGCAACATAATCATTACCATCTACGCGGAAACCCTCGATGCCATAGGCTACTGAGCGCTGGGCGATCGTCTCGGCATGCATCTGCCGGGACAGAGGGACCGAGATAGCCCACTGGTTGTTCTCGCAGAAGAAGATCAGTGGCACCTCGAGCACCGAGGCAAAGTTCATCGCTTCATGGAAGTCACCCTGTGAGGTGGCGCCATCGCCAAAAGTCACCACCGTTGCTACCCCTTCATGGCGGAGTTTGGTTGCCCATGCGACACCAACACCGTGGAGGGTTTGGGCAGCGATCACCACTTGTGCTGGCAACACCTGCTTCCCCGCTGGAATATCACCCAAGCTTGGGTGACCCTTCGAGAAGAACAATGCATGCTCCATAGGGACACCCCGTAAATAACTTGCTGCCCAATCACGATATGTTGGGACTAACCAGTCGCGATCATCGAGCGCAGCCACTGCCCCCATCTGAGCAGCCTCTTGCCCTTTGAAGGGAGCATACGTCCCGATCACACCTTGACGCTGGAGATTCCATGCTCGCTCATCAAAGGTGCGTAGAAAACGCATCGTGGTGTAGGTCTCCTTGAGATCCTTCGCGGTCAGGACTCCGAGTTCGCCAACTAGCTTTCCATCCTGATCGAGCCGCTGTATCAGCGGAAACATCTCATTACCATCGGTCACGACAGACCACCCCCTTTCTGGGTTGCCCTCGGGCATGTCCACCTATGTGCTGAGGTGGCATGCTCTAGCCAGGTCGATAGTCTTGGGATCGCCAAGTCGACTAACGCCAACCTCCAATATAGTGCATCAACGACGAACGAGCCAAGACTGACCTTTCGTAAAGGTTAGAGTTCAAACGTTACCGACTGGTTACAAGTTTTAGAATTCCTCGCCCCCAAGTGCACGCAGCAACGCCAGCAACACACCGATCCCACGCCGCGTCGAGGGAAGTTTCATCTGCCTCGCCAGCTCCCTCCAGGAGGGAACCTCGCTGGTGGCGACCTTTGTCGAAGTCGCCTGAATTCCGTTGGCGAGTCGTTCAACAAGCAGCGGTGTATAGGACCCAGTCAACAGTGAAAGCTTGGCAATACGAGTGATCGCAGCGCGTCCACTGTTGGAGTCCAATCGCTCCAGCAGCACGGCCAGGGCATCAGCGCCACCGTGACGCAGGGCATACACCGTTTCTTGGAGCTTCGATGATTGAGACCCAACCGCACTCGTCACTGTTGGGGTCAGAGGGGACTGGTAATCGATCGGTTCCGCCATCAGTACCTCACTTTCGTTCCATAGGCATTTGCGACACCGCGCCGCCCACTGGGTCATGGTAATCACCCCTGGAACGCTTTGCCTCGATGTTAACGCCGCGCTGTGGGGTGCGATGTCCATAGCGGAAATTATGCTTTGGGAGCGCCCGGCGCGGCTTATCGTCAAGCACCTCCAGCTTGGCTGCCAACTCTTTGTAGGCCGGTGTATGGGTAGCCCCATCGACCTCTGAAGAGGTGAGGAAGTTCACCGCCATCTCGTTGTGCTGGGCATTCATCGGCAGGTAGACCTGGTTGCCTTGGACCCTGTCCGTAATCACCGCACGTACCTTGACCGAGCCCCGGCGAGAGGTCAGCCGAAGGAACGAACCATCAACCACCCCTCGTTCTTTGGCCAACTCTGGCGAGACTTCAACAAAGGGTTCCGGTGTCATCTGTGAGATGCCTGGCACTCGATACGTCATGTTACCCTCATGAAAGTGCTCCAAGAGTCGACCATTGTTGACATGAATATCGTACTCCTCATCAACCTCGTCGGTGGGAGTCGAGTACCCAACAGGGTAGAACCTCGCTTTCCCAGAGGGAAAGTGAAAACGATCGAGATACAGTGTTGGCGTATCGGTTCCATCCTCGGCAACCGGCCACTGCAGCGATCGATAGCCCGCTAAGCGCTCGTAGCTGACGCCAACGAACATCTCCGCGAGACTCGCCGCCTCTGCCATAATATCGGAGGGGTGTTCATAGGACCATGGGGCGCCCATCGCTCGTGCAATACCTTGGGTGATCTGCCAGTCGGGCCGCGCCTCAGCAAGCGGATCAAGCACCCGGTACAGACGCTGAAGTCGCCGTTCCGTACTGGTAAAGGTGCCTTCTTTTTCCAATGAGGGTGCCGCAGGTAACACGACATCGGCAAACCGAGCCGTCTGCGAGAAAAAGATATCCTGGACGACAAAGAACTCAAGCTCGCGAAAGGCATCCTGCACGACAGTGGAGTTTGCGTCTACCAGACCCATCTCCTCACCGGTCAGCAGAAGGGCCTTCAGCGTTCCGGCGTGAATCGCATCCACCATCTCGTGGTTGTCCAGGCCTCGGGTCGTTGGCATCGTCTTGTTCCATGCTGCCTCATACTTTGCCACCACTCCAGGATCATCAACCGACTCGTAGCCAGGAAAATAGGTCGGCATCGCACCAAAGTCACTCGCCCCTTGCACGTTGTTGTGACCACGCAACGGGTAAGCCCCGCATCCAGGCTTCCCGAAGTTACCGGAGACCAACAGCAAGTTGGCGATGGCCGTCGAGGTATCAGAACCTCCGCTATGTTGGGTCACTCCCATCGCCCAGAGAACGGCAATAGAACCCGCATGGGCAAGTGTCTCAAAGACGGCGATCAGCGTCTCCTCAGCGACGCCAGTGACTCCGGCAGCATAGGCGACCGTGAATGGTTCTAACGAGGTTAAGAAGTCGGCGAAGTTCTCAACCTTGTCGACGATGAACTTCTCGTCATGATATCCATGGTCAATCAGGTACCGACTCGCAGCCGACAACCAAACCAGGTCGGTGCCTGGACGGGGTGCAAACCAGATATCGGCACGCTCAGCCATCTCATGTTTGCGCAGATCGGCAACGATGAGCTTTTGGCCTCGCGTCTTGTGGCCCCGTTTTACTCTGGTCGCGATGACTGGATGGCTCTCGGCGGTATTCGAACCTACGATCAAGACAAGATCGCTCGCTTCGATATCGGTCGCCGAACCCGAGTCACCACCATAGCCGACCGTTCGCCATAGCCCCATCGTTGCTGGTGACTGGCAATAGCGAGAACAGTTGTCCACATTGTGGGTTCCAATCACGGCCCGTGCTAGTTTCTGAGCGAGGAACGCCTCCTCATTGGTGCACTTCGACGAGGCGATGACCCCGACAGCGTCAGGACCATCACGCTCAACGATCGCTTTGAGCGAATCAGCGATATAGCTAAATGCCTCGTCCCACGTTGCCTGACGGAACTGGCCACCATCGCGAATTAACGGATGTTCTAGACGGTCAGCACTGTTGACATAGTCCCAACCGAACTTACCCTTTACACAGGTCGAGATACCGTTCATCGGGCCGTGTTCCGGCTGGACTTTGAGTATGGTGCGCCCCTTGGTCCAGAGGTCGAAGGAGCACCCGACGCCGCAGTAGGTACAGACCGTCTTCGTCTTCTTGACGAGCTGTCGCCGGAGTCGCTCCTCCATCTCGGAGAGCATAAAGATGGGTTTGAGTCCAATCGCCGGTTCGAGCGCCTTTGTGAGGTTGATCATCGGTTCGCGCACCTTTGGCTTGATGTTGGTAGCGATGCCTGCCTTACCAATCATCGACTTCTCCATCAACGCGTTGCAGGGACAGACCGTCACGCAGTGTCCACAGCTCACACAACTGGACTCTCCTGCCGGGACACCGCCATCAAAGACAACACGAGGGATGGGTAACGACCAGTCGATTGACAACGTCTCGTTGACCTGGACCTCTTGACAGGCTTGCACACATCGCCCACACAGGATGCATTGCGACGGATCATAACGATAGAAAGGGTGGCTATCGTCAATGGCATAAGGTTTTGGTCGAAACGGCTCGGGCTGGTCGTTGATGCCCATGTCACGAATGCTGTTATGCAGGACGCAGTCCGCGTTGTTGTTATCGCAAATAGTGCAGTAGAGGTCATGGTTGACAAGCAGGCGTTGTGCACCAGCCACCCGCTCACGCGCGACGCTCTGTAAACGCACCACCTCGCCACCAGTGACGGTGTGCTCGCAGGCTCGCTGGGTGAGCCCATTAACTGTGACCAGGCACAGGTCGCAGGTCCCGATCGTGCCAAGCATCGGGTGATAGCACACCTGTGGAACGCCGACCTGGGCCCGGTTAAGCACCTCTATGAGCAACTCTCCCGAGGTCGCCGCGTATGTGGTCCCACTCACCGTAATCTCTATTGCTTCGCTCAACAGAACCTCCCCTCAGAGCTACAGTAGCATAGAGTCGACGAGCTGCGGCGTGGATCGCTCGCCTCGATGTTGCGACGGCGCCCGATTCATCGATGGTGCGCCCCCTGTTTTCGCCATGCTCACTAACCTGTCAAGAGTGATTGATCTCAACGAACCAGTGACCGTCGACTACCATTTTGACATTCTCTGCCCATTTGCCTATATGACCTCCAAGTGGATCCGCCAGGTTCGCGAGCAAGTTCCATTGACGATCAACTGGAGGTTCTTCAGTCTTGAGGAGGTCAATCGGGAGGACACAAAGCGCCATCCCTGGGAACGTTCATGGTCCTATGGTTGGTCCATGCTTCGCATCGCCGCGCTCCTTCGACGCCAGG
This genomic window from Ferrimicrobium sp. contains:
- a CDS encoding alpha-ketoacid dehydrogenase subunit beta, which produces MAKLTIAQALNQALESALLEDDAVIILGEDVGKDGGVFRITDGLFEKFGGERVIDTPLAESGIVGTSVGLAMAGMKPVAEIQFFGFIYETMDQIASQAARVRFRSLGRYGAPMVIRAPFGGGVKAPEIHSDSLEALFTHTPGIKVVTPSNPYDAKGLLLSAIDDPDPVLFLEPMRLYRAFRDEVPEEAYRVPLGKANVVRQGTDVTLIGWGPSMALILAAADELVAQYDISPEVIDLRTLTPLDEETIVASVQKTQRAVVVHEAVRTSGFGGELAAVIQEKAFLYLEAPVLRVTGYDTPYPMTMFEDLWLPDTSQVITTALASVRF
- the fdhF gene encoding formate dehydrogenase subunit alpha, yielding MSEAIEITVSGTTYAATSGELLIEVLNRAQVGVPQVCYHPMLGTIGTCDLCLVTVNGLTQRACEHTVTGGEVVRLQSVARERVAGAQRLLVNHDLYCTICDNNNADCVLHNSIRDMGINDQPEPFRPKPYAIDDSHPFYRYDPSQCILCGRCVQACQEVQVNETLSIDWSLPIPRVVFDGGVPAGESSCVSCGHCVTVCPCNALMEKSMIGKAGIATNIKPKVREPMINLTKALEPAIGLKPIFMLSEMEERLRRQLVKKTKTVCTYCGVGCSFDLWTKGRTILKVQPEHGPMNGISTCVKGKFGWDYVNSADRLEHPLIRDGGQFRQATWDEAFSYIADSLKAIVERDGPDAVGVIASSKCTNEEAFLAQKLARAVIGTHNVDNCSRYCQSPATMGLWRTVGYGGDSGSATDIEASDLVLIVGSNTAESHPVIATRVKRGHKTRGQKLIVADLRKHEMAERADIWFAPRPGTDLVWLSAASRYLIDHGYHDEKFIVDKVENFADFLTSLEPFTVAYAAGVTGVAEETLIAVFETLAHAGSIAVLWAMGVTQHSGGSDTSTAIANLLLVSGNFGKPGCGAYPLRGHNNVQGASDFGAMPTYFPGYESVDDPGVVAKYEAAWNKTMPTTRGLDNHEMVDAIHAGTLKALLLTGEEMGLVDANSTVVQDAFRELEFFVVQDIFFSQTARFADVVLPAAPSLEKEGTFTSTERRLQRLYRVLDPLAEARPDWQITQGIARAMGAPWSYEHPSDIMAEAASLAEMFVGVSYERLAGYRSLQWPVAEDGTDTPTLYLDRFHFPSGKARFYPVGYSTPTDEVDEEYDIHVNNGRLLEHFHEGNMTYRVPGISQMTPEPFVEVSPELAKERGVVDGSFLRLTSRRGSVKVRAVITDRVQGNQVYLPMNAQHNEMAVNFLTSSEVDGATHTPAYKELAAKLEVLDDKPRRALPKHNFRYGHRTPQRGVNIEAKRSRGDYHDPVGGAVSQMPMERK
- the pdhA gene encoding pyruvate dehydrogenase (acetyl-transferring) E1 component subunit alpha yields the protein MTDGNEMFPLIQRLDQDGKLVGELGVLTAKDLKETYTTMRFLRTFDERAWNLQRQGVIGTYAPFKGQEAAQMGAVAALDDRDWLVPTYRDWAASYLRGVPMEHALFFSKGHPSLGDIPAGKQVLPAQVVIAAQTLHGVGVAWATKLRHEGVATVVTFGDGATSQGDFHEAMNFASVLEVPLIFFCENNQWAISVPLSRQMHAETIAQRSVAYGIEGFRVDGNDYVAVANLMHELSARVRNGEGPFLVEAVTYRLGAHTTADDPGKYRAVEEEDLWIRRDPLTRLEKWLRGEGLLSDEELATMDSDSEAKVEEILATFREALEISPLVLFDNVYADVPAGLASQRAQFEARVKEVGA
- a CDS encoding DUF1641 domain-containing protein, with product MAEPIDYQSPLTPTVTSAVGSQSSKLQETVYALRHGGADALAVLLERLDSNSGRAAITRIAKLSLLTGSYTPLLVERLANGIQATSTKVATSEVPSWRELARQMKLPSTRRGIGVLLALLRALGGEEF
- a CDS encoding dihydrolipoamide acetyltransferase family protein — protein: MEWKFPDVGEGLHEAQIVKWYHQEGDDVKRDEPLLDVETDKAVVTIGAPVTGSIDKVLFHEGDTVNVGEVVVAFSTDQPSGGSPDAGADVSPSRNEASSAPVAPAAKGAEAPARPPIATPSREVVGATGGRALATPAVRRLARELGLDVNLVRGTGPDGRVVAEDLQAAVASEATGVSEQVVVPPATSAFVPTVVTNEQRRPLVGIRKRIAENMARSWSHAVQVSVFEEANVAALVALRRDMNARLAPERISYLPLIAKAVAGVLAQFPDLNGRLDEEAAEIVTYADVHLGFAVDDPQGLMVPVLRSVGEKSLVEVSRELNRLIEGARSHTLTSGELTGSTFTITNYGTIGGVYATPIINYPEVGILGVGPIRKRPVVLADDTVGVGDVMTLSLTFDHRIIDGGYASRFLMRVISLLSDPVQLMMEMK
- the lpdA gene encoding dihydrolipoyl dehydrogenase, with protein sequence MVVGEFTEQADLLVIGGGPGGYSAAIRASQLGRSVTVVERGAIGGVCLNIGCIPSKALIELSSRFHELDSLAKKGVVTEDAHVDPIALSQTVTASVERLTSGVRQLLKAADVEIVEGEASFVGRNEVRIRASHDTSRIKFKDCILATGSSPRELDGFVVDHQRVLDSTDLLFTPVIRRDLIIVGGGYIGIELGSAHARLGTKVTILETAPEILMGVEPEIQRTLRTVLKQMGVEVYTGVAVKSMKTAGDAVVVEMVRGDAVEEIRGSAVAVMVGRVPNLGEDLGLELAGVALGSDGRVVVDDQMRTSNAHVFAIGDIVPGPMLAHKAYYEAKVAAEVAAGHAAGNDATVIPAVIFAEPEVASVGMGEQDAHTAHGDDVLVARFPYRANGRAIVLGASVGEVKLIAVASTKRLLGVHIVGVDASNLISEAALAIELGATIDDLALTIHPHPTLSEMYPEAAEVAQGLPTHIIVQQH